The Amyelois transitella isolate CPQ chromosome 20, ilAmyTran1.1, whole genome shotgun sequence genome has a segment encoding these proteins:
- the LOC132902990 gene encoding uncharacterized protein LOC132902990, whose protein sequence is MGFEYSTWSFTEAGHGKGVADGIGGATKRALDRQVAFGKDITNGSEAYDILNKCMTSVKCWLIPNSDIENLTKIVPDNLSPIVGTMQIHQVVSYSEGQIQYSLSCFCGVDRGLCECYELKTHIFNKKNEKAWNANRSREVPDPKVCFHEEQIDEEEDCLENLPLVEMDVKILDNSDLSIEPIPLSVENKINKPNDEIEMIDLSDNDNQQKIDEDFEEDFFKNLPLADIDVNITQVYKIK, encoded by the exons atgggatttgaatattcaacCTGGTCATTTACTGAAGCGGGCCACGGTAAAGGTGTCGCTGACGGAATTGGTGGCGCTACAAAAAGAGCATTAGATCGCCAAGTGGCATTTggtaaagatataacaaacggctcagaagcttATGATATTTTGAATAAGTGTATGACATCTGTGAAATGCTGGCTGATACCCAATTCCGATATAgaaaatttaactaaaattgtTCCCGACAATCTATCTCCTATAGTTGGTACTATGCAGATACACCAAGTTGTTTCATATTCTGAAGGTCAAATTCAATACAGTTTGTCTTGTTTTTGCGGTGTTGACAGAGGTCTTTGTGAATGCTACGAATTGAAAACCCatatctttaataaaaaaaatgagaaagcATGGAATGCAAATAGATCTAGAGAGGTTCCAGATCCAAAAGTATGTTTCCATGAAGAACAG attgatgaagaagaagactGCCTTGAAAATCTACCATTAGTGGAAATGGATGTAAAGATCTTAGATAATTCAGATTTGAGTATTGAGCCTATTCCTTTATCTGTAGAGAACAAAATTAACAAGCcgaatgatgaaattgaaatgatTGATCTAAGTGATAACGACAATCAACAAAAA ATTGATGAAGACTTTGAAGAAGACTTTTTTAAAAACCT